The Canis lupus dingo isolate Sandy chromosome 4, ASM325472v2, whole genome shotgun sequence genome contains a region encoding:
- the ZNF25 gene encoding zinc finger protein 25 isoform X3 has product MNKYQGPVTFKDVIVEFTREEWQLLNAAQRTLYREVMQENYGHLISVGYHVNKPNAVFKLKQGKQPWILEVEFPHWNSPEDLWKIHDLGARYQESRTENSRNSHLKTHQRTHTGEKPYECKECGKCFYQKSALTVHQRTHTGEKPFECNKCGKNFYYKSDLTKHQRKHTGEKPYECHECGKSFSVNSVLRLHQRTHTGEKPYECKECGKSFSQKSHFIIHQRKHTGEKPYECQECRKTFIQKSKLTAHQKTHTEGKS; this is encoded by the exons GGACCAGTAACATTCAAGGATGTCATTGTGGAATTTACCCGGGAAGAGTGGCAGTTACTGAACGCTGCTCAGAGGACCTTATACAGGGAAGTGATGCAAGAGAACTATGGTCACCTAATCTCAGTGG GTTACCATGTGAATAAGCCGAATGCAGTCTTCAAGCTGAAGCAAGGAAAACAACCGTGGATACTGGAAGTAGAATTTCCACATTGGAATTCCCCAG AAGACCTATGGAAAATTCATGACCTAGGAGCAAGATACCAGGAAAGCCGAACCGAAAATTCAAG AAATTCACACCTCAAAACTCATCAGAgaactcacacaggagagaagccctatgaatgtaaggaatgtgggaaatgTTTCTACCAGAAGTCAGCCCTCACAGTACATCAGCGAACTCACACAGGGGAGAAACCCTTTGAATgtaataaatgtggaaaaaactTTTACTATAAATCAGACCTCACTAAACATCAGAGAAAACACACAGGGGAGAAGCCCTATGAATGTCATGAATGTGGTAAATCTTTCTCTGTGAATTCAGTCCTCCGATTACATCAAAGGACACACACgggagagaaaccttatgaatgtaaggaatgtgggaaatcctTCTCTCAGAAGTCACATTTTATCATACATCAGAGAAAACACACAggggagaaaccctatgaatgtcaGGAATGTAGGAAAACTTTTATTCAGAAATCAAAACTTACTGCACATcagaagacacacacagaggggaaaaGCTGA
- the ZNF25 gene encoding zinc finger protein 25 isoform X1, with amino-acid sequence MNKYQGPVTFKDVIVEFTREEWQLLNAAQRTLYREVMQENYGHLISVGYHVNKPNAVFKLKQGKQPWILEVEFPHWNSPEDLWKIHDLGARYQESRTENSRNGELTKKQQTHAREKIHKCNECGKSFCQKSILVIHQHIHSKNKTRECDKSGSRNEDLSVQQKTHTREKTYECKECKKTFYHLSSLSRHLRTHAGEKPYECNQCEKSFYQKPHLVEHQKTHTGEKPFECNECGKFFYVKAYLMVHQKTHTGEKPFECKECRKSFSQKSHLTVHQRTHTGEKPYKCKECGKFFSRNSHLKTHQRTHTGEKPYECKECGKCFYQKSALTVHQRTHTGEKPFECNKCGKNFYYKSDLTKHQRKHTGEKPYECHECGKSFSVNSVLRLHQRTHTGEKPYECKECGKSFSQKSHFIIHQRKHTGEKPYECQECRKTFIQKSKLTAHQKTHTEGKS; translated from the exons GGACCAGTAACATTCAAGGATGTCATTGTGGAATTTACCCGGGAAGAGTGGCAGTTACTGAACGCTGCTCAGAGGACCTTATACAGGGAAGTGATGCAAGAGAACTATGGTCACCTAATCTCAGTGG GTTACCATGTGAATAAGCCGAATGCAGTCTTCAAGCTGAAGCAAGGAAAACAACCGTGGATACTGGAAGTAGAATTTCCACATTGGAATTCCCCAG AAGACCTATGGAAAATTCATGACCTAGGAGCAAGATACCAGGAAAGCCGAACCGAAAATTCAAG AAATGGAGAACTCACAAAAAAACAGCAAACTCATGCCAGAGAGAAAATCCATAAATGCAATGAATGTGGGAAGTCCTTCTGTCAGAAGTCTATCCTCGTAATACATCAGCATATTCATTCAAAGAACAAAACCAGGGAATGTGACAAATCTGGCTCTAGAAATGAAGATCTTTCAGTACAACAGAAAACTCACACCAGAGAGAAAACctatgaatgtaaagaatgtaaGAAAACTTTCTATCACCTGTCATCTCTTAGTAGACATTTGAGGACTCACGCAGGGGAGAAACCCTACGAATGTAATCAGTGTGAGAAATCCTTCTACCAGAAGCCACACCTTGTAGAACAtcagaaaacacacacaggagagaaaccctttGAGTGTAACGAATGTGGGAAGTTCTTCTATGTTAAGGCATACCTCATGGTACATCAGAAAACACACACAGGGGAGAAACCATTTGAATGTAAAGAATGTAGGAAATCCTTTTCCCAGAAATCACACCTCACAGTACATCAGAGAACACATACAGGGGagaaaccttataaatgtaaggaatgtgggaaattCTTTTCCAGAAATTCACACCTCAAAACTCATCAGAgaactcacacaggagagaagccctatgaatgtaaggaatgtgggaaatgTTTCTACCAGAAGTCAGCCCTCACAGTACATCAGCGAACTCACACAGGGGAGAAACCCTTTGAATgtaataaatgtggaaaaaactTTTACTATAAATCAGACCTCACTAAACATCAGAGAAAACACACAGGGGAGAAGCCCTATGAATGTCATGAATGTGGTAAATCTTTCTCTGTGAATTCAGTCCTCCGATTACATCAAAGGACACACACgggagagaaaccttatgaatgtaaggaatgtgggaaatcctTCTCTCAGAAGTCACATTTTATCATACATCAGAGAAAACACACAggggagaaaccctatgaatgtcaGGAATGTAGGAAAACTTTTATTCAGAAATCAAAACTTACTGCACATcagaagacacacacagaggggaaaaGCTGA
- the ZNF25 gene encoding zinc finger protein 25 isoform X2, translating to MQENYGHLISVGYHVNKPNAVFKLKQGKQPWILEVEFPHWNSPEDLWKIHDLGARYQESRTENSRNGELTKKQQTHAREKIHKCNECGKSFCQKSILVIHQHIHSKNKTRECDKSGSRNEDLSVQQKTHTREKTYECKECKKTFYHLSSLSRHLRTHAGEKPYECNQCEKSFYQKPHLVEHQKTHTGEKPFECNECGKFFYVKAYLMVHQKTHTGEKPFECKECRKSFSQKSHLTVHQRTHTGEKPYKCKECGKFFSRNSHLKTHQRTHTGEKPYECKECGKCFYQKSALTVHQRTHTGEKPFECNKCGKNFYYKSDLTKHQRKHTGEKPYECHECGKSFSVNSVLRLHQRTHTGEKPYECKECGKSFSQKSHFIIHQRKHTGEKPYECQECRKTFIQKSKLTAHQKTHTEGKS from the exons ATGCAAGAGAACTATGGTCACCTAATCTCAGTGG GTTACCATGTGAATAAGCCGAATGCAGTCTTCAAGCTGAAGCAAGGAAAACAACCGTGGATACTGGAAGTAGAATTTCCACATTGGAATTCCCCAG AAGACCTATGGAAAATTCATGACCTAGGAGCAAGATACCAGGAAAGCCGAACCGAAAATTCAAG AAATGGAGAACTCACAAAAAAACAGCAAACTCATGCCAGAGAGAAAATCCATAAATGCAATGAATGTGGGAAGTCCTTCTGTCAGAAGTCTATCCTCGTAATACATCAGCATATTCATTCAAAGAACAAAACCAGGGAATGTGACAAATCTGGCTCTAGAAATGAAGATCTTTCAGTACAACAGAAAACTCACACCAGAGAGAAAACctatgaatgtaaagaatgtaaGAAAACTTTCTATCACCTGTCATCTCTTAGTAGACATTTGAGGACTCACGCAGGGGAGAAACCCTACGAATGTAATCAGTGTGAGAAATCCTTCTACCAGAAGCCACACCTTGTAGAACAtcagaaaacacacacaggagagaaaccctttGAGTGTAACGAATGTGGGAAGTTCTTCTATGTTAAGGCATACCTCATGGTACATCAGAAAACACACACAGGGGAGAAACCATTTGAATGTAAAGAATGTAGGAAATCCTTTTCCCAGAAATCACACCTCACAGTACATCAGAGAACACATACAGGGGagaaaccttataaatgtaaggaatgtgggaaattCTTTTCCAGAAATTCACACCTCAAAACTCATCAGAgaactcacacaggagagaagccctatgaatgtaaggaatgtgggaaatgTTTCTACCAGAAGTCAGCCCTCACAGTACATCAGCGAACTCACACAGGGGAGAAACCCTTTGAATgtaataaatgtggaaaaaactTTTACTATAAATCAGACCTCACTAAACATCAGAGAAAACACACAGGGGAGAAGCCCTATGAATGTCATGAATGTGGTAAATCTTTCTCTGTGAATTCAGTCCTCCGATTACATCAAAGGACACACACgggagagaaaccttatgaatgtaaggaatgtgggaaatcctTCTCTCAGAAGTCACATTTTATCATACATCAGAGAAAACACACAggggagaaaccctatgaatgtcaGGAATGTAGGAAAACTTTTATTCAGAAATCAAAACTTACTGCACATcagaagacacacacagaggggaaaaGCTGA